The Saccharopolyspora gloriosae genome window below encodes:
- a CDS encoding SAM-dependent methyltransferase has protein sequence MHGELDLHRPNAARMYDYFLGGTQNFPADRKAAEQQLTLLPATRVGVRENRAFLRRVVRYCAERGIRQFLDLGSGIPTAGNVHEVAHQGRPDAVIAYVDHEPVAVAHARRLLHGEERVTVTQADLSHPADVLDAPGVTRLLDFDQPIAVLALSVLHFVSDEADPAGVLAAYQRACAPGSVLAVSHASGAGLSATQVVEGLRIYDQTPTPLSLRPAEQARELLTGWSLIPPGVVPVVEWRPDFDVSEEVRSAVGNGWAAVGVKPSASG, from the coding sequence ATTCACGGTGAACTCGACCTCCACCGCCCCAACGCCGCGCGCATGTACGACTACTTCCTCGGCGGGACGCAGAACTTCCCCGCCGACCGGAAGGCCGCCGAGCAGCAGCTGACCCTGCTTCCGGCCACGCGGGTGGGGGTCCGCGAGAACCGGGCGTTCCTGCGCCGCGTCGTGCGGTACTGCGCGGAACGCGGCATCCGCCAATTCCTCGACCTCGGCTCGGGAATCCCCACCGCGGGCAACGTGCACGAGGTCGCGCACCAGGGCCGACCGGACGCCGTGATCGCTTACGTCGACCACGAACCGGTCGCAGTCGCGCACGCCCGGCGGTTGCTGCACGGCGAGGAGCGGGTGACGGTCACCCAAGCCGACCTGTCGCATCCCGCCGACGTGCTCGACGCTCCGGGCGTGACCCGGTTGCTGGACTTCGACCAGCCGATCGCCGTGCTCGCGTTGTCGGTGCTGCACTTCGTGTCCGACGAAGCGGACCCGGCGGGCGTCCTCGCCGCTTACCAGCGGGCGTGCGCGCCGGGCAGCGTGCTGGCGGTGAGCCACGCATCGGGCGCGGGCCTGTCCGCCACGCAGGTGGTGGAAGGGCTGCGCATCTACGACCAGACTCCGACGCCGCTGAGCCTTCGGCCCGCGGAGCAGGCGCGGGAGCTGCTCACCGGCTGGTCGCTGATCCCGCCGGGCGTGGTGCCCGTGGTGGAGTGGCGGCCGGATTTCGACGTCAGCGAAGAGGTTCGCTCCGCCGTCGGGAACGGCTGGGCGGCCGTCGGGGTGAAACCGTCCGCGAGCGGATGA